In the Sinorhizobium arboris LMG 14919 genome, one interval contains:
- a CDS encoding GNAT family N-acetyltransferase, producing MMASSDFTLSPEAAGRHHSAGRAAHAGSADRFPISISVHTDMAELEAEWRAFDANSGNSLHQSFDWCTAWRKTHDSDLLIVRGTAGKQTLFLLPFEIGGGRLFRTARLIGSRHSNLNTGLFDSSACDSPRAELTAALDLGVRRPLRQFADVIVFERTPQIWRGASHPLAALAGVENPNASFQLPLLGTMERTLAQINAKRRRKKMRISERRLADIGGYDYVIARAGPQAHALLETFFRQKAARFETLGLPDAFRGAETRAFFHALIDAAAPEPDKPLELNAIRLRGDHAGRIVAVAGLSRKGDHVICQFGSIDEEIAADASPGELLFYRMIDRLCAEGVALFDFGIGDQPYKRSWCTIETPLRDIVLPLTFRGQVAAGGFRIIARAKRWVKANETLYAFVQRQRQRRQTSSAGADEP from the coding sequence ATAATGGCAAGTTCCGATTTCACCCTTTCGCCGGAAGCTGCCGGGCGGCACCATTCGGCCGGGCGCGCCGCTCATGCGGGCAGCGCCGACCGGTTCCCGATCTCGATCTCGGTCCACACCGATATGGCCGAACTCGAAGCGGAATGGCGTGCATTCGACGCAAACAGCGGCAATTCGTTGCACCAGAGCTTCGACTGGTGCACGGCGTGGAGAAAGACGCATGACAGCGATCTGCTGATCGTTCGCGGCACGGCTGGCAAGCAGACGCTTTTCCTGCTCCCGTTCGAGATCGGCGGCGGCCGGCTTTTCCGGACTGCCCGCCTGATTGGATCCCGGCACAGCAATCTCAACACCGGTCTGTTTGACAGCAGTGCCTGTGACTCACCCCGCGCGGAGCTCACCGCCGCGCTCGATCTCGGCGTCCGGCGCCCGCTCCGGCAATTCGCGGACGTGATCGTGTTCGAGCGGACGCCGCAGATCTGGCGCGGCGCCTCACATCCTCTCGCCGCCCTGGCCGGTGTGGAGAATCCGAACGCCTCATTCCAATTGCCGCTTCTCGGCACCATGGAGCGCACGCTCGCCCAGATCAATGCCAAGCGGCGGCGCAAGAAGATGCGCATATCCGAAAGGCGTCTCGCCGACATCGGCGGCTATGATTATGTGATCGCCCGCGCGGGGCCGCAGGCTCACGCCCTGCTTGAGACATTCTTCCGGCAGAAGGCGGCCCGCTTCGAGACCCTCGGCCTGCCGGATGCATTCCGCGGTGCCGAGACACGCGCCTTTTTCCATGCGCTGATCGATGCCGCGGCGCCTGAACCGGACAAGCCCCTGGAGCTCAACGCCATAAGGCTGAGGGGCGACCACGCAGGCCGGATTGTCGCGGTCGCGGGCCTCTCGCGCAAGGGCGACCACGTCATCTGCCAATTCGGTTCGATAGACGAGGAGATCGCCGCCGACGCCAGTCCGGGCGAGCTGCTGTTCTACAGAATGATCGATCGGCTTTGCGCCGAAGGGGTCGCCCTCTTCGATTTCGGCATCGGCGATCAGCCTTACAAGCGGTCGTGGTGCACGATCGAGACGCCGCTGCGGGATATCGTTCTGCCCCTGACCTTCCGCGGCCAGGTGGCTGCCGGCGGTTTCCGGATAATTGCCCGGGCGAAGCGGTGGGTCAAAGCCAACGAAACCCTTTACGCCTTCGTTCAACGGCAGCGGCAGCGACGGCAGACATCTTCTGCTGGCGCGGACGAACCGTGA
- a CDS encoding CatB-related O-acetyltransferase, whose translation MPVTHSAPDPGAAFPVADFPRIGFLRNIVRSPLIEAGEFSYYDDPDGPERFEEKCVLYHYEFVGDRLVIGRFCALATGVQFIMNGANHATGGFSTFPFGIFPGAWRDGFDPAAYRTGYRGDTIVGNDVWIGMEATILPGVTIGDGAIVAARAVVPKDVPPYAVVAGNPARVVRMRFPDAAIARLQAVAWWHWPIDKVTRNIAAITGADLDALEGAQ comes from the coding sequence ATGCCAGTTACCCATTCCGCGCCTGACCCCGGCGCTGCGTTTCCCGTTGCCGATTTCCCGCGCATCGGATTTCTCAGGAACATCGTGCGCTCGCCGCTGATCGAGGCCGGCGAGTTCAGCTATTACGATGATCCGGACGGTCCCGAGCGCTTTGAGGAGAAGTGCGTTCTCTATCATTATGAGTTCGTGGGCGATCGGCTGGTGATCGGCCGCTTCTGTGCGCTGGCGACCGGCGTACAATTCATCATGAACGGAGCCAACCACGCGACCGGCGGCTTCTCGACCTTCCCGTTCGGCATCTTCCCCGGCGCCTGGCGCGACGGCTTTGATCCTGCCGCCTATCGGACCGGATATCGCGGCGACACCATCGTCGGAAACGATGTCTGGATCGGCATGGAGGCGACCATTTTGCCGGGCGTTACGATCGGCGATGGCGCGATCGTGGCGGCAAGAGCGGTCGTGCCGAAGGATGTGCCCCCCTACGCCGTCGTCGCGGGAAATCCGGCACGGGTAGTGAGAATGCGCTTCCCCGATGCGGCGATCGCGCGACTGCAGGCGGTTGCGTGGTGGCATTGGCCGATCGACAAGGTGACGCGCAACATTGCGGCGATCACCGGCGCCGATCTCGATGCGCTGGAAGGCGCCCAGTAG
- a CDS encoding metallophosphoesterase family protein — MRIAVISDIHGNDLALEAVLADIDAQGIDEIVNLGDHLSGPLNAARTAEILIDRGTAAIQGNHDRYLVMLDPARMGLSDRAAYEELDERHMEWLAALPATLVYREALFLCHGTPTSDESYWMEALTGDGVVHMAQRAEIERFAEGVEHPVILCGHTHVQRALRLSGGRLLINPGSVGCPAYDDDRPVAHKVETGSPDARYAIVERASGDWNVTFRCVGYDHMAASRSAAERSRPDWARALATGFLD; from the coding sequence ATGAGAATTGCGGTCATTTCGGATATTCACGGCAACGATCTCGCGCTCGAGGCCGTTCTTGCCGACATCGACGCGCAAGGAATCGACGAGATCGTCAATCTCGGCGATCACCTGAGCGGTCCGCTGAATGCCGCCCGGACGGCGGAGATCCTGATCGACCGCGGCACCGCGGCGATACAGGGCAACCACGACCGTTATCTTGTCATGCTCGACCCCGCCCGGATGGGATTATCCGACCGCGCCGCCTATGAGGAACTCGACGAGCGCCACATGGAGTGGCTGGCCGCTTTGCCGGCGACCCTTGTCTACCGGGAGGCGCTCTTTCTCTGCCACGGCACGCCGACAAGCGACGAGTCCTACTGGATGGAGGCGCTGACGGGCGATGGTGTCGTTCACATGGCGCAACGGGCGGAGATTGAGCGCTTTGCCGAAGGTGTCGAGCACCCGGTGATCCTCTGCGGCCACACGCATGTCCAACGGGCGTTGCGGCTTTCGGGCGGGCGGCTCCTGATCAATCCGGGCAGTGTCGGCTGTCCCGCATATGACGACGACCGTCCGGTCGCGCACAAGGTCGAGACCGGTTCGCCGGACGCCCGCTACGCCATTGTCGAGCGGGCGTCCGGCGACTGGAATGTCACCTTCCGCTGTGTCGGCTACGATCACATGGCGGCATCGCGCAGCGCGGCCGAACGCAGCCGGCCCGATTGGGCAAGGGCGCTCGCGACCGGGTTCCTCGATTGA
- a CDS encoding DUF2842 domain-containing protein translates to MPVRLRKLIGTVLLVILVVVYALAAVTFASLLLGASPWWVHLLYFFFTGLLWILPAMLIIKWMEKPTADH, encoded by the coding sequence ATGCCCGTACGTCTCAGAAAACTGATCGGCACCGTCCTGCTCGTCATCCTTGTCGTCGTCTATGCACTTGCGGCCGTTACCTTCGCTTCCCTGCTGCTCGGCGCATCTCCCTGGTGGGTGCATCTTCTTTATTTCTTCTTCACCGGCCTGCTGTGGATCCTTCCCGCGATGCTGATCATCAAGTGGATGGAAAAACCGACCGCCGATCATTGA
- a CDS encoding COX15/CtaA family protein produces the protein MAHAESATEQTLVREIGRTERNRRQIRGWLAAVLFALFALVLVGGATRLTESGLSITEWKPVHGVIPPLSAEEWEEEFRLYQRIPQYEQINKGMTVDEFKTIFWWEWAHRLLARGIGVIFALPLFFFWITGRIERRLRLPLLAILALGGFQGFIGWWMVSSGLAERTAVSQYRLATHLTIACVIFAACMWIYRGLCPHSGDAPPTKRSQQMAGAIAVMSLFQIYLGAIVAGLDAGLSYNTWPLMDGAIVPGGLFVQQPAWINLFENPKTVQFVHRLGAYLLFVLALWHMVASLRASPETTHARRSVLLFALVTVQAAIGITTLLLQVPISWGVLHQGGALVVLGFAIAHWRGFVGSYPQDTAIEMRD, from the coding sequence ATGGCCCACGCCGAATCGGCAACAGAACAGACCCTGGTCAGGGAGATCGGCAGGACCGAGCGCAACCGCCGGCAGATCCGGGGCTGGCTTGCCGCCGTTCTTTTCGCTCTGTTTGCGCTGGTGCTCGTCGGCGGGGCAACGCGACTGACCGAATCCGGCTTGTCGATCACCGAGTGGAAACCCGTGCACGGGGTCATACCGCCACTCTCCGCGGAGGAGTGGGAGGAGGAGTTCCGTCTTTACCAGCGCATTCCGCAATATGAGCAGATCAACAAGGGCATGACGGTCGACGAGTTCAAGACCATCTTCTGGTGGGAATGGGCGCACCGGCTGCTTGCGCGCGGCATTGGCGTGATCTTCGCCCTGCCGCTCTTCTTCTTCTGGATCACGGGACGGATCGAGCGGCGCCTGCGATTGCCGCTTCTCGCAATTCTGGCGCTCGGTGGCTTTCAGGGTTTCATTGGCTGGTGGATGGTATCGTCCGGTCTCGCCGAGCGAACTGCGGTCAGCCAGTACCGGCTTGCCACGCATCTGACCATCGCCTGCGTGATTTTTGCCGCCTGCATGTGGATTTACCGGGGGCTGTGTCCCCATTCCGGCGACGCGCCGCCGACGAAAAGGTCGCAGCAGATGGCCGGGGCGATAGCGGTCATGAGCCTTTTCCAGATCTATCTGGGCGCAATTGTCGCTGGCCTGGATGCCGGTCTGAGCTACAACACCTGGCCGCTGATGGATGGCGCGATCGTGCCGGGAGGCCTGTTCGTGCAGCAGCCCGCCTGGATCAATCTCTTCGAAAATCCGAAGACGGTGCAGTTCGTGCACCGTCTCGGCGCCTATCTGCTGTTCGTATTGGCGCTTTGGCACATGGTTGCTTCCTTGCGCGCCTCGCCGGAGACGACCCATGCCCGCCGATCGGTTCTCCTGTTCGCACTGGTGACGGTGCAGGCGGCGATCGGCATCACGACTCTGCTCCTGCAGGTTCCGATCAGCTGGGGCGTGCTGCATCAGGGCGGCGCGCTCGTCGTGCTCGGCTTCGCGATCGCCCATTGGCGCGGTTTCGTCGGCTCTTACCCGCAGGACACGGCAATAGAGATGCGCGACTGA
- the argC gene encoding N-acetyl-gamma-glutamyl-phosphate reductase, translating to MKPKIFIDGEHGTTGLQIRVRMAGRTDLELLSIPEAERRNAAMREDLLNSADIAILCLPDDASREAVAMVAGNNRVRIIDTSTAHRVAPDWAYGFAEMDRAQPQRIRDARHVANPGCYPTGAIALIRPLRQAGILPDGYPVTVNAVSGYTGGGKQMIAQMEEDDSPDHISAPHFLYGLTLKHKHVPEMKMHGLLERAPVFSPSVGKFPQGMIVQVPLYLEDLAAGATLETIHQALADHYAGQSVVEVVPLDESARLARIDATELAGSDAMRLFVFGTNGGAHVNLVALLDNLGKGASGAAVQNMDLMLSA from the coding sequence ATGAAACCGAAGATCTTTATCGATGGCGAACACGGCACGACGGGCCTGCAGATCCGTGTGCGCATGGCCGGGCGTACGGATCTCGAACTCCTGTCCATTCCGGAGGCGGAGCGACGCAATGCGGCGATGCGCGAGGATCTTCTGAACAGCGCCGACATCGCCATCCTCTGCCTGCCCGACGACGCCTCGCGCGAAGCCGTTGCCATGGTCGCGGGGAACAATCGCGTGCGCATCATCGATACCTCGACCGCGCATCGCGTCGCGCCCGACTGGGCCTATGGTTTTGCCGAAATGGACAGGGCTCAGCCACAGAGGATCCGCGACGCGCGCCATGTCGCCAATCCCGGCTGCTACCCGACGGGCGCGATCGCGCTGATCCGCCCTCTGCGCCAGGCCGGCATCCTGCCCGACGGCTATCCCGTGACCGTCAATGCGGTTTCAGGCTATACCGGCGGCGGCAAGCAGATGATCGCCCAGATGGAGGAGGACGATAGTCCCGACCACATCAGCGCGCCGCACTTCCTCTACGGGCTTACGCTGAAGCATAAGCACGTACCGGAAATGAAAATGCACGGGCTCCTCGAACGTGCGCCGGTCTTCAGCCCTTCGGTGGGCAAGTTCCCACAGGGGATGATCGTGCAGGTGCCGCTCTATCTCGAGGATCTGGCGGCCGGTGCAACGCTCGAAACTATCCATCAGGCCCTCGCCGACCATTATGCGGGACAGTCGGTCGTCGAGGTCGTTCCGCTTGACGAGAGCGCCAGGCTCGCCCGGATTGATGCGACGGAACTCGCCGGCAGCGACGCGATGAGGCTTTTCGTCTTCGGCACCAACGGCGGAGCGCATGTCAATCTGGTCGCGCTGCTCGACAATCTCGGCAAGGGCGCCTCGGGCGCCGCGGTCCAGAACATGGACCTGATGCTGTCCGCCTGA
- the speB gene encoding agmatinase, with product MANKSIDHAITTKSLTSAASDPTHAGILSFMRRKYTKELEGVEAVVWGIPFDAATSNRPGARFGPQAIRRASAIFDNDPQYPFQRDLFADMATIDYGDCLLDYGNHQKTPQTIEREATKILNSGAYLLTLGGDHFVTYPILRAHATLNGPLALVQFDAHQDTWPDEKGRIDHGSFVGRAAREGLIDVERSIQIGIRTHAPEDCGIRIVHGYELEEMRAEEIADIIIRHVGSHPAYLTFDIDCLDPAFAPGTGTPVAGGPSSAKILSVLRKLGALHIAGSDVVEVAPAYDHADLTAIAGSTVAMYMLGLRAGWLAERRG from the coding sequence ATGGCAAACAAGTCGATCGACCACGCGATCACCACAAAATCATTGACGTCGGCGGCCTCCGATCCGACGCATGCAGGCATCCTTTCCTTCATGCGCCGGAAATACACCAAAGAACTCGAGGGCGTGGAGGCGGTCGTCTGGGGAATTCCGTTCGATGCGGCCACGTCGAATCGCCCCGGCGCGCGCTTCGGGCCTCAGGCGATCCGCCGCGCCTCGGCGATCTTCGACAACGATCCGCAATATCCTTTCCAGCGCGACCTGTTTGCCGACATGGCGACGATCGACTACGGCGATTGCCTGCTCGACTACGGCAATCATCAGAAAACGCCCCAGACCATCGAGCGCGAGGCGACGAAAATCCTGAACTCCGGAGCCTATCTTCTGACGCTCGGCGGCGACCACTTCGTCACTTATCCGATCCTCAGGGCCCATGCGACGCTGAATGGCCCACTCGCCCTCGTCCAGTTCGATGCCCACCAGGACACGTGGCCGGACGAAAAAGGCCGCATCGATCACGGCTCCTTCGTCGGCCGTGCCGCGCGCGAAGGACTGATCGACGTTGAACGCTCGATCCAGATCGGCATCCGAACGCATGCGCCGGAGGATTGCGGCATTCGCATCGTTCATGGCTATGAGCTCGAGGAGATGCGCGCCGAGGAGATCGCCGACATTATCATCCGCCATGTCGGCAGCCACCCGGCCTATCTGACCTTCGATATCGATTGCCTGGATCCGGCCTTTGCGCCCGGCACCGGCACGCCCGTCGCGGGGGGCCCTTCGAGCGCAAAGATCCTTTCGGTCCTGCGAAAACTCGGAGCGCTTCACATTGCCGGAAGCGACGTGGTCGAGGTGGCGCCCGCCTATGACCATGCGGACCTCACCGCCATTGCTGGGTCGACCGTCGCCATGTATATGCTGGGCTTGCGTGCCGGCTGGCTGGCGGAAAGGCGTGGCTGA
- the rpsI gene encoding 30S ribosomal protein S9 gives MADLSALKDIATTAEPAAPVHVKKVDAQGRSYATGKRKDAVARVWVKAGSGKITVNGKPFADYFARPVLQMILQQPVVAAARDGQFDIDATVAGGGLSGQAGAVRHGIAKALTYFEPGLRPVLKRGGFLTRDSRVVERKKYGRAKARRSFQFSKR, from the coding sequence ATGGCTGACCTTTCCGCTCTCAAGGATATCGCCACGACCGCGGAACCGGCTGCTCCGGTTCACGTCAAAAAGGTCGACGCGCAGGGCCGCTCCTACGCGACCGGCAAGCGCAAGGACGCCGTCGCCCGCGTTTGGGTGAAAGCCGGCTCCGGCAAGATCACCGTCAACGGCAAGCCTTTCGCGGACTACTTCGCCCGTCCGGTTCTGCAGATGATCCTGCAGCAGCCGGTCGTTGCAGCTGCCCGCGACGGCCAGTTCGATATCGACGCGACCGTTGCCGGCGGCGGCCTTTCCGGCCAGGCCGGTGCCGTTCGTCACGGCATCGCCAAGGCCCTCACCTACTTCGAACCGGGCCTGCGCCCTGTTCTGAAGCGTGGCGGCTTTCTTACCCGCGACAGCCGCGTGGTCGAGCGCAAGAAGTACGGCCGTGCCAAGGCACGTCGTTCGTTCCAGTTCTCCAAGCGCTAA
- the rplM gene encoding 50S ribosomal protein L13, translating into MATFVQKPAEVEKKWILIDAEGLVVGRLASLIANRLRGKHKATYTPHVDDGDNVIVINAEKAVLTGKKYTDKKYYWHTGYPGGIKERTARQIIEGRFPERVIEKAVERMVPRGPLGRRQMKNLRVYAGSNHPHEAQQPTVLDVAKLNNKNTRSA; encoded by the coding sequence ATGGCAACCTTCGTTCAGAAGCCTGCAGAGGTGGAGAAGAAGTGGATCCTCATCGACGCCGAAGGCCTCGTTGTCGGTCGCCTCGCTTCCCTCATCGCAAACCGCCTGCGCGGCAAGCATAAAGCCACCTATACGCCCCATGTCGACGACGGCGACAACGTCATCGTCATCAATGCCGAGAAGGCCGTCCTCACCGGCAAGAAGTACACCGACAAGAAGTACTACTGGCACACCGGCTATCCGGGCGGCATCAAGGAGCGCACCGCGCGCCAGATCATCGAAGGCCGCTTCCCGGAGCGCGTCATCGAGAAAGCCGTCGAGCGCATGGTCCCGCGCGGCCCGCTCGGTCGCCGGCAGATGAAGAACCTGCGTGTCTATGCCGGTTCGAACCATCCGCATGAAGCACAGCAGCCGACCGTCCTCGACGTCGCCAAGCTGAACAACAAGAACACAAGGAGCGCCTGA
- a CDS encoding PaaI family thioesterase produces MTLQPVMTVEELNRFLDTDFPQVHTDGKVFEVTETGPGFATMRLDPNERHIRPGGTVSGPTLFALADVSAYIALIAHIGPVALAVTTNLNINFLRKPEPEPLECTCRILKLGKRLAVLDASIKPVASSDLVAHATATYSIPPR; encoded by the coding sequence ATGACCCTGCAGCCGGTCATGACCGTCGAGGAGCTCAACCGCTTCCTCGATACCGATTTCCCGCAGGTCCACACAGACGGAAAGGTCTTCGAGGTTACGGAGACCGGGCCGGGCTTCGCCACGATGCGGCTCGATCCGAACGAGCGCCACATCCGTCCGGGCGGCACGGTTTCGGGCCCTACCCTCTTCGCGCTGGCGGACGTGTCGGCCTATATCGCGCTCATCGCCCATATCGGTCCCGTCGCGCTAGCCGTCACGACCAACCTCAACATCAACTTCCTGCGCAAGCCGGAACCGGAACCGCTCGAATGTACCTGCCGAATCCTCAAGCTGGGCAAACGGCTCGCCGTTCTGGACGCCTCGATAAAGCCGGTCGCGAGCTCCGATCTGGTCGCCCATGCGACGGCAACCTATTCGATTCCGCCCCGCTGA
- a CDS encoding enoyl-CoA hydratase: protein MADVVSLRKEESNGPLLRELNGPVLRLTLNNPPANVLSIALMEALLAALEEAAASKEIKVVVIAATGKLFSAGHDLKEMTSHRADPDGGRAFFEQTIRLAAEIMLTIARLPQAVIAEVDGLATAAGCQLVASCDLAICTDTSTFCTPGVNIGLFCSTPMVALTRAAHRKQAMEMLLTGETIDAGTAKEFGLVNRIVPQQYLRQVIDKYASIIASKSPQALKIGKEAFYRQAEMPLAEAYDFAAGVMVENMLARDAEEGIGAFLGKRMPEWKKE from the coding sequence ATGGCGGACGTCGTTTCACTGAGGAAAGAAGAGTCGAACGGACCGTTACTGCGCGAGCTCAACGGTCCGGTTCTGAGACTGACCCTCAACAATCCCCCGGCAAACGTGCTTTCGATCGCCTTGATGGAGGCACTGCTGGCAGCGCTCGAAGAAGCGGCCGCCTCCAAGGAGATCAAGGTGGTCGTGATCGCCGCGACCGGCAAACTTTTTTCCGCCGGCCACGATCTCAAGGAAATGACCTCCCACAGGGCCGATCCCGACGGCGGCCGGGCTTTCTTCGAGCAAACGATCCGCCTTGCGGCCGAAATCATGCTGACGATCGCCAGGCTGCCGCAGGCGGTCATCGCCGAAGTCGACGGGCTGGCGACTGCCGCCGGGTGCCAGCTGGTCGCCAGTTGCGACCTCGCGATCTGCACCGACACGTCGACCTTCTGCACCCCTGGCGTGAATATCGGACTTTTCTGTTCTACGCCCATGGTTGCTCTGACGCGCGCAGCCCACCGCAAGCAGGCGATGGAGATGCTTCTGACCGGTGAGACGATCGATGCCGGAACGGCGAAGGAGTTCGGTCTCGTCAACCGCATCGTTCCGCAGCAGTATCTGCGTCAAGTCATCGATAAATATGCCTCGATCATTGCCTCCAAGTCGCCGCAGGCGCTCAAGATCGGCAAGGAGGCCTTTTACCGGCAGGCGGAAATGCCGCTTGCCGAGGCTTACGACTTCGCTGCCGGCGTGATGGTCGAGAACATGCTCGCACGCGATGCCGAGGAAGGCATCGGCGCCTTTCTCGGCAAACGCATGCCGGAATGGAAGAAGGAATAG
- a CDS encoding DMT family transporter: MPPDVIALVLLGALLHATWNALVKAGTEKSLDAAMVSLGGAVVAFPFLPFLPMPASEAVPYILVSALFQFAYFQLVAAAYRAGDIGLVYPLMRGVAPLLVAATSSLVVGEELTGGALAGIMTISAGVLTLAFESRKGGRHAIALALLNACVIASYTYVDGIGARISGNAISYTLWMALLPPVLLFGWAFARRGVKPVARHVNRHWWRGLIGGAGSIGSYGLALWAMTKAPVATVAALRETAILFAVVISVVFLKERVSAWRIVAACIIALGALLLRLA, encoded by the coding sequence TTGCCGCCGGACGTCATTGCGCTCGTACTTCTCGGAGCGCTCCTGCACGCGACCTGGAACGCGCTCGTCAAGGCCGGCACGGAGAAATCGCTCGATGCCGCCATGGTGTCGCTGGGCGGCGCGGTCGTTGCGTTCCCGTTCCTGCCCTTCCTCCCAATGCCCGCTTCCGAGGCCGTGCCTTACATCCTCGTTTCGGCACTGTTCCAGTTCGCCTATTTCCAGCTGGTCGCAGCCGCGTACCGCGCAGGCGACATCGGGCTGGTCTATCCCCTGATGCGCGGCGTCGCGCCCCTTCTCGTTGCGGCGACGAGCAGCCTCGTTGTCGGGGAGGAGCTGACCGGCGGCGCACTGGCCGGCATTATGACAATCTCCGCGGGCGTGCTGACGCTCGCCTTCGAGTCCCGCAAAGGCGGCAGGCACGCGATCGCTCTGGCGCTGCTCAATGCGTGCGTGATCGCCAGCTATACCTATGTCGACGGCATAGGCGCGCGCATTTCCGGCAATGCCATATCCTATACGCTCTGGATGGCATTGCTGCCGCCGGTTCTTCTCTTCGGCTGGGCCTTTGCCCGGCGCGGCGTCAAGCCTGTCGCGCGTCATGTGAACCGTCACTGGTGGCGGGGGCTGATCGGCGGCGCCGGATCGATCGGCTCCTATGGCCTTGCGCTCTGGGCGATGACGAAAGCCCCGGTCGCCACCGTCGCCGCGCTTCGCGAAACGGCAATCCTCTTTGCCGTCGTCATCTCGGTCGTATTCCTCAAGGAGCGCGTCAGCGCCTGGCGCATTGTCGCCGCCTGCATCATTGCGCTCGGCGCATTGCTCCTCAGGCTCGCGTGA
- a CDS encoding CoA-binding protein: MNHDAYPDYYLADILRETTTIALVGASPKPERPSYRVMAFLLRKGYRVIPVNPGHAGGRILDQPVVARLADIREPIDMVDVFRAASALPALVDEILALPALPKVVWGQLSVRDDAAAAKAEAAGIKVVMDRCPAIEYPRLVG, translated from the coding sequence ATGAACCACGACGCCTACCCGGATTATTATCTCGCCGACATCCTTCGCGAGACGACGACCATTGCGCTCGTCGGCGCCTCGCCGAAGCCGGAGCGGCCGAGCTATCGCGTCATGGCCTTCCTTCTCCGTAAGGGATACCGCGTCATTCCGGTCAATCCCGGCCATGCGGGCGGCAGGATCCTCGACCAGCCGGTAGTGGCGCGCCTTGCGGACATAAGGGAGCCGATCGATATGGTGGACGTCTTCCGCGCGGCTTCGGCCCTGCCCGCGCTCGTCGACGAGATCCTGGCGCTGCCCGCGCTTCCCAAGGTCGTCTGGGGACAATTGTCCGTCCGCGACGACGCGGCTGCAGCCAAGGCCGAGGCCGCAGGCATCAAGGTCGTCATGGACCGCTGCCCGGCAATCGAATATCCGCGGCTGGTCGGATGA